The nucleotide sequence ttattattattagtcgtAGTAattgtagcagcagcagcagcagtagtagtagcagtcgtagtagtagtagtagcagcagcagcagcagcagtagtagtagtagcagtagcagtagttgtagtagcagtaggagtagtagtagcagtagcagcagtagtagcaacagcagtagtagtagcagtagcagtagcaatagcagtagcagcagtagtagtagcagcagtagcagtagcagtagtagtagcagcggtagtagtagcagtagcagtcgtagtagcagcagtagtagcagcagtagcagcagtagtagtagcagtagcagtagtagtagcagcagtagtagtagcagtaacagtcgtagtagcagcagtagtagcagcagtagcagcagtagtagtagcagtagcaatagcagtagcagtagtagtagtagcagcagtaacagtagcagtagtagcagtagcagtagttgtagtagtagcagcagttgCAGTAacagtagttgtagtagcagtagcagtaccagcagtagtagcagtagcagtaatagtagtagtagcagtagcagtagcagtagcagcagtagcagtagcagtaccagtagcagcaggagcagtagcagtagcagtagttgtagtagtagcagcagtagtagcataTCTTGTGTCTCCGCAcctctctctgctgtatgtGGTTTGCTGCAGGGCATCTAATTTTAATCTCAGCATTGTAAATTGGCCACCCTTGGATGGGGACCCCCCACCTCAATTTTGATAGAACATCCACTCTGAGCTCCAATGCTGCGCAATGCTATTTAACAAATTAGCACCTGGGAAGATGAGTAATCCTGTCGCCATTAACCTTCATTCATAGATGTTTGTAAAACATGTAGCGATTTAGCACAAATATATTGGGATGTCAGGTATgccaatttaggaaacattgggtagcactgcttttgaatacagcttgtttaatttgtgtgagcgaAGATAGGTAAGATAGGCAatcatgtaacttggcacagTTTTGATATGAacacttttaatggcaggcctagatttaaaTTAATGACTTGTAGACAGTGCCTTGTATGGGtgagtaacttggaatttttgtatgttgaaaatgtgtttttcatcagatattcCTTACAGCGATCACAGTTTTCCCAAACATGCATAAAATAGATTAGgttaatttcataataaactGACATTCatggaatgaaatgaaattatgaacTGAACATggacagcatttttaaaaagggaaatatattttccagtttaCTTAGGATGTTTGACGGACTTTTTAGGCAGCTGTTCTGATTTTGTTGCTACTGTCAGTTCATGAACATATACAATTttcaggctttttaaaaacaatttacatttaattcagtAATTGGTTGCAAGGAAATGAATTTCAACGTTTCAAATTATCTTCATACAGACGAGAATCCACAGCAACTATTGTTTTGAGTATCTATCTTGCCTGTATAAATTAAAAAGACTAATGTACGAAAGGAAATACTAAATCTGGCATTCCTACCTGCACGGAGACAGCCTAAGTAAATCCAATTTCTGCATTCCCCACGAACGCAGCAGCGGAGAGCGGAGCGATGACCACAGGATCTTGGGATttgtagtcaatgtgtggaagaAGTCGGTCGGTGTATTCATGGAAACTGTCGCGCGTTCCGTTGTTTACAAAGCAAAGAATCAAActtcaaaattttaaacaaaaaattataacgGAAACTTACGAATATTACGACCGCGGAAAGTAGCTGACCGTGCAAAGAAAGGCGCCATCTGCCCTTCACGCAAAGGAATTACATTCATGAACGTGTGATCATTAATACCTAGGCCTAATCAATCCAAAAACCCTGGTCCTAAACTGCTTCATAGGACACCGCTACAAAGACATGTTATAATCCAGACTATAAACATAAGACCAGACcataaacaaaaactaaaaatttttttttttttattgctggtaCTGTTGAAAACAACtgttacaattacaattttataGGTACAAAAAAGACATGATAATAATATTGGATTTGCCATTTACAGCTAAATCCTTCAAAACACCACGTAAATATTctataaaatgtaatgattgaatattaaatatattggtTATTTATCAagcagaaattaatttgaaatatgtttacaCAAACTTGGCTGACATCCTTAAGATGTAAATGTTTTGGATAAATGACAGATTACACagaaattttgttttcttaggttttgatttaatatttaacatacTTGCTGGCTGgttatatatgcatttatttattaacaaaaaaatacaaagtctTTTTATTTATGGTATCACACATTATTGTACGAACACTGAATGTTGCTGTTTGGGTTTTTCTCAGTCAGCATATCAATGGATAAATAAGAACTACTTGACACTGCCTGGTCAGGGAAGGACCGTGCAGTGAAAAATAAGCAAGGAGAATAAAGAGATATGTAAGGGGTGCACTGCGAGTGAATTTGGGGGCTCTCATCTGGCGACAGACCCCAGCTCAGGGCCCGTGTTCCGGCTGGCCCCGGGGTCGAGGGGGCCGTCCTGGAGCCGCCGTCCCAGAATGCCGCAGGCCAGGAGGATGACGAAGGAGCGACGGAAGGCCCGGTTGACGAAGGCGTAGAGCACGGGGTTGAGGGCGGAGTTAGCGTAGCCAAGCCACAGGACGCACTCCTGGACCTGGCGGCCGACCGGACGCCCGCAGAGCGGGTGCCCCGCGTTGACGGAGAAGAAGGGGAGCCAGCACAGCAGGAACCCGCCCAGGAGGATCCCCAGCGTCCGTGTGGCCTTCCCTGCCTTCCTGGCGGCGATGCCCGGTGTGGCCTGTGGGACGGAGGGGCTCTGGGCCGGGTGGCTCTGCCTGACATGGGCCTCCGCTGCCTGGATCTGCCGGGCCTGCCTCTGAGCCTCCTGGAAGATCCGCCCGTACGCCGCCACCACGAATGCCATGGGCAGGAAGAAGCTCAGAACAGAGGCCATGACGCCGTAAGGGGCCCTCATTTCGGGGAAGCActcctcgcccccccgccccgtcagGACCCCCTCCCCGCTCTGCGTGTGCAGGTCCGCCACCACCAGCAGGCAGGACCCCGAAACAGGGATGAGccaggagaggagcagcagtTTGGTGACCCGGGCAGCGGACATGCGAGCGGGGTAGCGCAGTGGGTCACATACGGCTAGGTAGCGGTCCAGCGCCACGCAGCTCAGGTTGAAGATGGAGGCGGTGCAGAGGATGACGTCCAAGAGGAAGTGGGCGGTGCAGAAGAGCCGCCCAAACCGCCAGCGGTCCACCGAGCGAACCAGACTGACTGGCATCACCAGCGCCCCCACCAGGAAGTCGGCGGTCGCCAGGGAAACGATGAAGGCGTTGGTGGAGGTTTGCAGCTGGCGGAAGTAGGCCACGGACACCACGATGAAGAGGTTGCCCAGTATGGCGAAGACGATGATGGGcagcaagaggaagaggagaagaacCTTCATAGACTCCGTGCTGTCATGGTTCCCCGCGCTGCAGTTGCTGAAGCCGGTTTCTGTATGGTTGTGGCTTCGTTCCGCGGCAGGGAAAATGGAGGCTGAAACACACGGCATCCTTAACACACATGTCCTCACAACCTACTAATCCAGTGATAGCACACCAGTGTCAGGGACTCCAAAGGTTgtaacaaatttttattttttttgtcgaTAGCGCCGATGAGTGAAGGTGTGTCCGTCCGTCATGCGTAGGACCTCTCTGTGACAGAGAGCCTTTCCCTCTGGCGCCTTATCTCCgactctgtttatttttactcgCCACTGTCTTTGCCAAATTGCATCCAGTATCACGGAATCATATTTTGGACCGCATCGTACGCCGTCAATCATTAACCCAGGTGCGTTCTAAATGTAAGGtggtgccggggggggggcataaccCTTCATGCCGGATACGAGGAGAGGGCCTCGACAGACAGTCACGGTCAATTTGCTCTGCATCAGCCATAAAACGTTGGGTgctccatttgttttgtttgcctgTTTCTCTTTAAGCCTGGGAGTTCCTGCCACTGCAGTTATCAAacaattaatatattttgttgaCTAAAATGATTCTGCTGCCTGTTTTTGTCCTGAAGAACTGCTTTTCAAATTTTGCCAGTTCTTCCCAGTAACGTTCTAATTTTTCAGCccctttttaaatacattaccTATGCTACTGTCAAAGCTTAATTTagttgtctgtttgtgtgcgtgcatgtgtgtgtgtgtacatgcgtctgtgtgtatgtgcatgcgtgtgtctgtgtgagtgtgtgtgtgtgtgcgtgtgcatgcgtgtgtctatgtgtgagtgtgtgtgtgtgtgtgtgtgtgtgcatgcatgtgcgtgtgtgtacgtgtgcatgcatgtgcgtgtgtgtgtacgtgtgcatgcatgtgtttgtgtgtgtgtacatgcgtgtgtgtgtgtgtgcatgcgtgtgtgtgtgtgtgtgcatgcgtgtgtgtgtgtgtgtgtgcatgcatgtgtgtgtgtgtgtgcatgcatgcgtgtgtgtgtatacatgtgtgtctgtgtgtgtgtgtgtgtgtgtatgcgtgtgtgtgtgtgtgtgtgtgtatacatgtgtgtctgtgtgtgcgtgcgcgcgcgtgtgtgtgtgtgtgtgcatgcgtgtgtgtgtgtgtgtgtgtgtatacatgtgtgtctgtgtgtgcgcgcgtgtgcactCATTCAGACTGTGGTCCTTGCCTCCTGCAGTTTGAATAGCTAGCTGTGACAGTGCAGATttgtatacatgtgtatttcTTCAATCTATGATTTCATAGAAGCCCCCGGATCAAAAAAAGTCAGTCTATACCTGCAGGTGTTTTATGGTCCCATGGTTCTTAGTTCTGTTCAGGTCAGGCGTACAGAACCGTTTATTTtgctaatgctaaatttttacaGAACCAgctgtgattaaaatgttcCTGCCAACTAAACATCCATTGACTCAACCTTTGCCCTCCTTTTCTGTTGTTGACAGCTTTCTAAAGAACATAATGATATTCATAGCATTCAGCACTGCCGGgcagatgaaagaaaaacaactgtTTCCGTGGGCACCGCCACGGTTTCAAACAATCAgcagttttaaaaacagcagtctGTAAATGTCCCTTCCTGGAGGTAAAGGACATTCAAATGGCAAATGTATTTGATCCTGTATTATAGTTTTTTCATCATTGCCGtccatgtttctgtttaaagGCCACCTTCTGTGCTGAAAAAGTTTTCTCGTTTCCTGTTTTCTATTTA is from Anguilla anguilla isolate fAngAng1 chromosome 9, fAngAng1.pri, whole genome shotgun sequence and encodes:
- the LOC118236343 gene encoding trace amine-associated receptor 1-like, with protein sequence MPCVSASIFPAAERSHNHTETGFSNCSAGNHDSTESMKVLLLFLLLPIIVFAILGNLFIVVSVAYFRQLQTSTNAFIVSLATADFLVGALVMPVSLVRSVDRWRFGRLFCTAHFLLDVILCTASIFNLSCVALDRYLAVCDPLRYPARMSAARVTKLLLLSWLIPVSGSCLLVVADLHTQSGEGVLTGRGGEECFPEMRAPYGVMASVLSFFLPMAFVVAAYGRIFQEAQRQARQIQAAEAHVRQSHPAQSPSVPQATPGIAARKAGKATRTLGILLGGFLLCWLPFFSVNAGHPLCGRPVGRQVQECVLWLGYANSALNPVLYAFVNRAFRRSFVILLACGILGRRLQDGPLDPGASRNTGPELGSVAR